The genomic region ATTACGGATCGAAGATTTCGTGAAACGGTAATCTAGCGTATTGCGACATCCACGATTTCTACAGTGCTCAATAAAAATAAAGAGCCGCCTCAAAAGTACATTACTTTTAAAGGCAGCCCTTTTAATTTCCAAGCTGTTGTTAAGCCTTAAAAAGCCTTTGCACGGCAGCTTTTTACTTCGTTTCTATAGCGATCCGTTTGGGAGAGGGCAAAGCCTTGCGCGGGATCGTCACAAGAAGAACTCCGTTTTTAAATGTAGCCGCAACTTTTTCTCCGTTTACATCGTCGGGAAGCGTAAACCGCCTGCTGAAATCGGAAACCCTGCGTTCGCGGATAAGCCATGTTTCCTTTTCGTTTTTGCCGGAATGTTCTTCTTTTGTGTCTTCTTTATGCGAAGAGATCGTAAGAACATTGTGATCCAGCTCAAGGTTCACGTCTTTTTCGGTGCGGCCGGGAAGATCCATCTCAAGAAGATAATTGTCTTTGGTTTCTTTTACATCAACTTTCGGAACTGCGGGAGTTGCGTGGAAGTTGAATTCGGGAAGTCCGTTTGCACCAAAAGCGTCGTTAAAAAATGTGTTAAAAAGTGATAATTCGTTCATAAAATCCTCCGTTCGGACTTTTTACATCCGTATAATATTTAAGTTTGCAGCGGCTTTATTTTGCCGATGTTCGGCGGCGCTCTTTCGTTTCTGAAAGGGTTTCGCCTTACACTTACTACTTAGCAAATACCGTGCCAACTTTTTCCACTCTGCAAAATAAGCAAAATATGCGGACATGGAGTAGAATAAGCGGCCGAATCCGCTAAAAATGCGAAAAAAAACGGATAAAAGGAGGCACAGAACTTGATTTTTTTAAGTTGTGTTAGAGTTGCGCTGCGTAAAGAATCTATTGTGTTTATTTGACACAAAATAATGTATCTTTTTGACACAGTGATCTTAACTGAAGTGTCGCCAATGAATCAAGATGTCCTTTAAAATTACCTGTGTCTCGCTTGAGCACGCCATTTTTAAGGAAGGTTTAACTTCGACGGCTATATGGCGCCGTCTCGTTAAACTGCGAGTTTCGGGCAAAGCCGAAACGTCGCTTATCAACGGTGCGCGCTCGCGCACGAATTATACAGCTCCTACATCTGAAGATGTACTCGCCGTATAATTTTAAGGAACCTTAAAACTGCCTTTAAAAACCTATTTATGACTTTTTATTATTATGATATAATGGGAATATGGAAAACATGAAAAGATCAGGCATTATCATTGCTTTTTTGGCTGCCGTAATAGGGGTTATGGTTCTTACGTCCCCGCAAGAATTTATAAAATCGATCGTCATTATTTTAGGCATAGGAGCCGTAATCGACGGAATCATAAATTTCGCAGTCGTAAGAACTCTTATCGACGATCCTTATTTTAAAAAGAATATTTTAATCCGCGGCCTTTTATCGATTGTAATAGGTTTTGCCGCCGTATCGCTGCCGCTTGTCCTTGCTGCAACCGTATGGACAATAATGCTATACATTCTTGGAGTATATCTTATTTTGTCGGCTCTTCTGGAAATATTCGCCGTATTTAAGCTGAAAGCTGCGGGCATTCCCGCAGGTCCGTACGTAATTGAAATTATAATTTCGATTTTACTTTCCGTTTTGCTTTTTGCGATTCCGGGCAGAATAGGCGTTTTAATAGTCAGAATTCTGGGAATCCTTCTTATTGCCTTTGCGGTTTTTATTGCCCGGTATTCTTTTAAGAATGCGCCCATCGTTATGGAAGCGGATGAAGTATCAGACGACGATAAAGCCGAAAACATGGAGTAGGTGATGTCGCATTGTGTAGTTCCGGAAGCGGAAAAAATACTTGATAAGGAGTTTCCCGTCCTTGATAAGGGCTTTGTTCGCTTAGTAGATTATTTAGGCGGCGATCAGCGGATCGTGCAGTCGGCCCGCGTTTCTTACGGCGCCGGCACTAAAACGGTGTCGGAAGATTCCGCTTTGATCGACTATCTTTTAAGGCACCAGCATACTTCTCCGTTTGAGCAGGTCGTTCTTACGTTCCACGTTAAAATGCCGATCTTTGTTGCGCGTCAGTGGGTGCGCCACAGAACGGGCCGGATGAATGAAATATCTGGGCGCTATTCCATAATGGAAGAAGAATTTTACGTTCCATCGCTTGAAAATATCGCTCCGCAAAGTCCCGATAATAAGCAGGGTCGTTCTAAAGAAGCTTTTCCGGCCGAAGAAGCTCAAAAAATTCAAAATAAATTTATCGAGGGACAAAAACGCGCCTATGAAGAATACGAAAGCCTTATTGACGGCGGCCTTGCGCGCGAAATAGCCAGAATAAACCTGCCCCTTTCTTTGTATACGGAATTCTATTGGGAGATGGATTTACATAATCTGTTTCATTTTTTAAAGCTCCGCTTGGAAACCCATGCGCAGTATGAGATAAGAGAATACGCAAAGGTTTTGCTTGAACTTACAAGGAAGGTCGCTCCTTTGGCGGTAAAATCCTTCGAAAATCACATGGAAAGAGGCGTAAGATTTTCCGGTGAAGAAATGAAAGCGCTGCAGGAAATTCTTGAAGGCAGACCGAATCCTCTTGAGGGAAAAAAACTTTCCAGATTCCTTGAAAAAATAAAGACGGGCGTTCAACTATAAGAGCCGCGGGCGCGCTGCCGTTGCGCGGGAAACTTCGCGCTTTGCGCCCCTTGCAAGCCTCCGCGACGCGCTGCCGCTCTTATGTCTGCTTTTTTTTGTTTTGCTCCGCGGTCAACTTTTTGAAGTTTTCAAGAAACAGTTTTTGCTGATCGTCTCTTAGCGTTACCGTAAACAGAGGCCCTCCGTCTTCAAGCGAAACCCGATAAAATTTAAACTGATCGCATTGATAAGCAGGGCTGTCGCCGTCGTTTATCCACCAATCCAAAACGGCGCAGATGCAAAGCGTGTATTTGATGAGATTTATGTTCGTTGCGGTCATGCCCTTGCCGGTACGGTTGGCCATCAACAAGACGTCAAGTCTTTTGGATACCGTATTAGGAATGTCGAAACTGTAATGATCCCACGGATTTTGAATGCCTGTTATGGACGCGTTTTCGGTTTTAGCCGTTATATCCACATTATGGGCGAGTTCGGTAAAAAAATCACAGATAAAGTTCGTCCTGGAATGTAAAGGGCGGTATGTATTGTTGTGCTCAGGACGTTCAAGTACGAGTTTGTCAAATGTATAAAGCGGCAGAAAGTGATATTTTATAAACCAAAAGAGTTTGTTTTGCATAGCCCTGCCGTATTGTGTGTGACAAAAATCCCTCTTGGTGTACTGTTCCGTCACGAAATTTCTTAGTGTATGACAATATGTTTTATCAAATAAAACTTCTCTGTAAGCGTTCCATTCGTTTAAAACCGTGAGTATGGAATCCTGATCGTCTCTTTGGCGCGCGTCGCTGTCGAAAACAAAACGTATGTTGCGGCATCCCTGAAACAGGTCTTCCATTATGCGAAGGAGAACCACCAGCACTTGAAGCGGATTTTCAGGTGAAAGAAGATTGAATCCGTCGGGAAATTCAAACAGGGGCTGAAAATACGGATACATGTCCGGATGTGTTTCAAGCTTTGTAAATCCGGCGTCCGGGAAAAGGGTGTCAAGGAGTTTTATGCCGGTCTTAACAAGTTTTTTTCGAACCTTTTCTTTTTGCTCTTTTTCTTGAGTTTCCTTTTCCTCCGGCGCAGGCGGCACATCTTCCTTTTTTTGTTCCGCTTGTTCATAAGCGGGAGGAATCGTAGCTTCGGCTTCCGGCAGGAGGATGTCAAAACGCGATTTTTCGGTGAATTTAAGGATTGCTGCCGCCCTGTTCGAAAAGAATGTCTCGAAATTCTGAAACGGGCCGCCGCACATGCAATAGAGCAAAGGATAAAGGCCTTTCACTATTTGAGAATATAAATAAAGCCATTCGCGATGGGTATCTTTCATCGTCGCTGTGACAAGAGGTTTTTTTACGTCCGGATAAAGCGAAAGGTCTTCGTAAATTTCTTTTAGGAGCATTGTAACTCGACGTTCGCCTAAAAAAAGTATTTGGACAAGCATGCTGTAGATTGCCTTTATAAACGGCATTAGGTCCGGGATCTGCACATGGTATAAGTTAATATCGTTGTACAGCGATCTTAAGGCATATACGTCCCATTTTTCCGCCTTGTTCAACAGTCTGAATCTGGAATTGTCGTCGGATCTTATTCTAGCCTGATAGGATACCGGAGAAAGGTTGATTATTGTCCGTATGAGCGTAACAAAGGCTTCCATGTGACTTATGTGGCGGTCGAGCGTGTTTTTGGCGAAATTCCTGTCTATCCGTAAAAGTCCGTCTTTTTGCAGAAGGCGTATAAAGTTGAATATGCCGTAATCCGTTTTTATTTTGTATTCGGGCGACATCATCACTTTATCCACTGCAAGCCAGTCCTGGGGAGAAATATTGGGCATGCCGGAAGTTTTTTTATTTGAAACTGGAGCGCTTTTTGAGGCGCGGTTTACGGACATTGTAGAAAGCATGGCGGCTTCCGCCGGCGTTCGCACCGCTTCGGGCCGTGGCGAGCGGGGTTTGGGAGGTTTTGCGCTGCGGGAAGCCGTAGATGTGAATTGCAGGGGAGACGTCACAGGCTTTTCTTCCAAAATCTCACCGCCTAAAACCTTTATCATTTGAGCGGCTTCTTCTTTGTTTATTGTTCCTATGTTTTTGCGGGTATTTTCGAGAGTCCCGGGTTCAAGGTATTTTTTTTCATCAGCCATAAAAATTCTCCCTATAGACGAAGCATAGTTGCCTGAACGATACCCGGAAAACTCTTAAGAAAAAGTTTTTCGCCGTCTTTTGTTAAAAGCGTTCCTTCAAAAAAACCGTATATAGTGTGATAAACCGTTCTGAACACCACAGTGTTCATTTTGCGAAGATTTTCAGAAACGGGTGTAAAAGTGAGATCTATCATATTTTCCGTGTCTTGAATGATCCATCTTTTATCCATCCCGAAAGGATGCGTGATGAATACTTGGGGCAAAGGAGTAACTTCTTTGTCTAAAAACAAAAAATTGGAATTGCAGTTGTTTGTGTTTCTGGCGTCAAAGGAACTTGTTGTCAATCGGAACGACAAGCGCCTGTTATCGTAATTGCCGAGCCCCGTTACGTTATTGTATTTTACGTGCAGTTT from Treponema parvum harbors:
- a CDS encoding Hsp20/alpha crystallin family protein, with translation MNELSLFNTFFNDAFGANGLPEFNFHATPAVPKVDVKETKDNYLLEMDLPGRTEKDVNLELDHNVLTISSHKEDTKEEHSGKNEKETWLIRERRVSDFSRRFTLPDDVNGEKVAATFKNGVLLVTIPRKALPSPKRIAIETK
- a CDS encoding DUF308 domain-containing protein, translated to MENMKRSGIIIAFLAAVIGVMVLTSPQEFIKSIVIILGIGAVIDGIINFAVVRTLIDDPYFKKNILIRGLLSIVIGFAAVSLPLVLAATVWTIMLYILGVYLILSALLEIFAVFKLKAAGIPAGPYVIEIIISILLSVLLFAIPGRIGVLIVRILGILLIAFAVFIARYSFKNAPIVMEADEVSDDDKAENME
- the thyX gene encoding FAD-dependent thymidylate synthase yields the protein MSHCVVPEAEKILDKEFPVLDKGFVRLVDYLGGDQRIVQSARVSYGAGTKTVSEDSALIDYLLRHQHTSPFEQVVLTFHVKMPIFVARQWVRHRTGRMNEISGRYSIMEEEFYVPSLENIAPQSPDNKQGRSKEAFPAEEAQKIQNKFIEGQKRAYEEYESLIDGGLAREIARINLPLSLYTEFYWEMDLHNLFHFLKLRLETHAQYEIREYAKVLLELTRKVAPLAVKSFENHMERGVRFSGEEMKALQEILEGRPNPLEGKKLSRFLEKIKTGVQL